The following proteins are encoded in a genomic region of bacterium:
- a CDS encoding nucleotidyl transferase AbiEii/AbiGii toxin family protein yields the protein MTKRQFYDWQTAGGADDVMRMVDALERAEVSWCAIGGVAVNHWAAEPMVTRDVDFVVAAENLARAEQVLCEAGFTAERHEWSVNFVGKSSVSLQLTTEPTYRDFPARAVAADVHGILLRVASLQDTMAGKLMAYSDSARRQSKRIKDFADIVRLVESHPELRASLPLDLQRQIEP from the coding sequence ATGACAAAGCGGCAATTCTATGACTGGCAGACAGCTGGGGGCGCTGATGATGTGATGCGGATGGTGGACGCCCTTGAGCGTGCTGAAGTATCCTGGTGCGCGATAGGCGGAGTGGCGGTCAATCATTGGGCTGCGGAGCCCATGGTTACCCGTGATGTGGACTTTGTAGTGGCTGCGGAAAATCTTGCACGTGCTGAACAGGTGCTGTGTGAGGCGGGGTTTACTGCTGAGCGGCACGAATGGTCAGTCAATTTCGTGGGGAAATCAAGTGTCAGCTTGCAACTGACGACAGAGCCAACCTACCGGGATTTTCCGGCTCGCGCTGTGGCGGCCGATGTCCATGGGATTCTCCTGCGTGTGGCGAGTCTGCAAGACACGATGGCTGGCAAATTGATGGCATATTCTGATTCAGCACGCCGCCAGAGCAAGCGGATAAAGGATTTCGCTGATATCGTCCGGTTAGTTGAGTCACATCCGGAATTGCGCGCTTCACTTCCCCTCGATCTTCAGCGCCAGATTGAGCCATAG
- a CDS encoding DUF5615 family PIN-like protein — translation MKVILDECLPRRLARDLHSHTITTVPRQGWAGRKDSELLSLIRGEFDVFVTMDSNLIYQQALPADSLCVIVLHAPNSCYETLLPLIERLLDAINNAKPGRVIELSE, via the coding sequence ATGAAAGTGATCCTGGACGAATGCCTTCCCCGGCGTTTGGCGAGAGATCTTCATTCACACACCATCACCACCGTGCCCCGGCAAGGCTGGGCAGGAAGGAAGGACTCTGAACTGTTGAGCCTGATCCGGGGTGAATTCGATGTTTTTGTCACCATGGACTCCAATCTGATCTACCAGCAAGCCCTGCCCGCCGATTCCTTATGCGTCATCGTTCTTCATGCGCCGAACAGTTGCTACGAAACGCTCCTCCCCTTGATTGAACGGCTCCTGGATGCCATCAACAACGCCAAACCCGGCCGCGTGATTGAACTCTCGGAGTAG
- a CDS encoding DUF433 domain-containing protein, translating into MNHLKQTVVSDPAILGGTPVFEGTRVPVQNLIACLEAGDSIDLFLYDFPSVKRNQVIAVLEAAKQDLLEAVPA; encoded by the coding sequence ATGAATCACTTAAAACAGACGGTCGTTAGCGATCCCGCTATTCTGGGTGGCACTCCTGTTTTCGAGGGCACCCGGGTACCGGTGCAGAATCTGATCGCGTGCCTTGAAGCTGGCGATTCCATTGATCTGTTCCTTTACGACTTCCCCTCTGTCAAACGGAATCAGGTGATCGCTGTTCTGGAGGCGGCCAAACAGGATTTGCTTGAAGCCGTTCCCGCATGA
- the nadS gene encoding NadS family protein has translation MKKKLFKDLTESLSEAGRIRKGQLSPSRVRQFNPVDVKRIRSGLHISQSQFAMMIGVSKATLQNWEQGRRVPDGPARALLCVVEKQPQAVLEALQAS, from the coding sequence ATGAAAAAAAAATTATTCAAAGATTTAACAGAGAGCCTTTCGGAAGCAGGAAGAATTCGGAAAGGGCAGTTATCCCCCAGCCGTGTGCGGCAATTCAATCCGGTGGATGTGAAGCGAATCCGTAGTGGACTTCATATATCCCAGAGTCAGTTCGCCATGATGATCGGTGTGAGCAAGGCCACGCTTCAAAATTGGGAACAAGGCCGCCGCGTCCCGGATGGTCCGGCACGAGCGCTTCTATGCGTCGTCGAAAAGCAACCGCAGGCAGTTCTGGAGGCCCTCCAAGCCTCTTGA
- a CDS encoding DUF2442 domain-containing protein: MIISKIQPESNWILTISAEDGRTGTFDLAPYLKYEAFEALRDLNEFIKVSSRGYFVEWACGADLTADTIEAKWCLKS; this comes from the coding sequence ATGATTATTTCAAAAATTCAGCCGGAATCTAATTGGATATTGACCATCTCTGCGGAAGATGGGCGCACGGGAACATTTGACCTCGCCCCTTATTTAAAATATGAGGCATTTGAAGCTCTACGTGATCTGAACGAATTCATAAAGGTCTCGAGCAGAGGCTATTTTGTCGAATGGGCGTGCGGCGCCGATCTGACGGCTGACACCATTGAGGCGAAGTGGTGCCTCAAATCGTAA